The proteins below are encoded in one region of Hordeum vulgare subsp. vulgare chromosome 3H, MorexV3_pseudomolecules_assembly, whole genome shotgun sequence:
- the LOC123441910 gene encoding fanconi-associated nuclease 1 homolog: MLTGRESLVHLIGRRRSTLLSAHLAVVLLSPSRSTSLLQADDAGAGMGEAKGEAAVVAPSLFGGSAGSEQVACPVCREFIPGSDYCINSSTPTSSPESVEHSLLLYMPHERTEMEVLEQLSRFQIQYKNS; encoded by the exons ATGCTGACCGGCAGGGAGAGCCTGGTCCACCTCATCGGCCGTCGCCGCAGCACCCTCCTCTCCGCCCacctcgccgtcgtcctcctctcgCCCTCCCGCTCCACCTCCC TTCTCCAGGCCGATGACGCGGGCGCGGGTATGGGTGAGGCGAAGGGTGAAGCGGCCGTTGTTGCCCCTTCTTTGTTCGGAGGGAGCGCCGGCTCGGAGCAGGTGGCGTGCCCCGTCTGTCGTGAGTTCATCCCCGGCTCCGACTACTGCATCAACAGTTCAACACCCACCAGTTCCCCAGAATCAGTGGAACACTCACTTCTCTT ATATATGCCTCACGAGAGGACCGAAATGGAAGTTCTAGAGCAGCTTTCTCGATTTCAGATTCAGTACAAAAACAGTTGA
- the LOC123440260 gene encoding uncharacterized protein LOC123440260 — MQPPPTARPDPLHAAAAANWLPRPPSPRRRCQLVATAPFTPSPPLAARPGPLHPAAVDGGGLSCSACHLSRSVAALQMQSSTRCGPAHPSNSPTVGFVQSTISSMPATTPLSTSTMSVIGEARKKRPGHELPRSGRKKKKNISSLSPIQERRTCQDPERYEGASLEP, encoded by the exons ATGCAGCCGCCGCcaaccgctcgccccgaccccctTCATGCTGCCGCTGCCGCCaactggttgccgcggcccccttCACCCCGTCGCCGCTGCCAACTGGTCGCCACGGCCCCCTTCACCCCGTCGCCACCGCTAGCCGCTCGCCCCGGCCCGCTTCACCCCGCCGCCGTCGACGGCGGCGGCCTCTCCTGCAGTGCATGTCATCTTAGTCGTTCGGTTGCTGCCCTGCAGATGCAGTCGTCCACACGGTGTGGACCAGCGCATCCGTCAAACTCCCCCACGGTCGGATTCGTGCAGTCGACAATATCCTCCATGCCCGCCACAACGCCGCTGTCAACCTCCACCATGTCCGTCATCGGCGAGGCTCGCAAGAAGCGACCTGGACATGAACTTCCAAGGTCTGgccgcaagaagaagaagaatatttcTTCTTTGAGTCCTATCCAAGAACGAAGAACATGCCAAG atCCAGAAAGATACGAGGGCGCATCATTAGAGCCATAG